gtgagtttaagtttaaaagctctaaaaactcattttttatgtttttagagaatatatatatttttgagttaatcttgagttcatttttttaaaatagtcctaccaaacaagtttttaaggcctaaaacttgaaaattgtttttgagtttaaaaagttagattcaagtagagtaccaaacagGCCCTTAGACTTCTGCAGTTTCTAGACTCAGCCACCTAAGCTTGTCAAGATCTTTAAAATAAGAAGGAATTCGAACCAATCTTTTACAGCCATAAAGCGCTATATGCTCAATTTTTTTACTGCGAGAGAGATCTGGAACTTCAGTCAGATGCGTGCAATAACTTAGTTCAATCACTGTTAAGTTCCCAAGATTCTGtaacaaattaaagagaaatggaaagaaaaacatTATTGACTTCGGCCGAATAGGTTTCCAGAGGCACCGTAGTTGATACAAAGAACAAAAGTAAGCATATATATActtctataaaaaataaaaaaaataaaaacatagaaaaaagaagaggaagcataTATATACCTGGTTTTTACTCCAAAGTTTTGCCCCAACAAAGCTGCCGGGCATTCGAAGCTCAACAAGATTTTGTGGAGAAAAATTTGATGGAAGAGATTTCAACGGGTATTCCTGCCAGTAAAGATACCTGAGAGAATTGGGAAGAGACTGAAGACCTTGAGAAAGGTCCAGATTGTTGTTGCATTCGCCAATTTTGTACCAAACTTAAAGCCATCCCTGTAGAAGACTCTTAGACAAGGATCATGAATCATCAACAATCTTAAATTAGACATCTTCTTGAAGGGTGATCCGCATAATTCCAACCGTGTAATGTTAGACGTGTCAAAGGATATGCATTGAACTGTTGAAGTTCCCTGGAAATCAACAGAAAATAGTACAATGAGAATAAATGTACAACAAAGATTACTAAAAACTACTTTTGTTGACATATGCTTATAAAAAAATGAGTTTCCATGGTTCCGTCATAGAAAGTTCATGATTTTTGGTTCTTACCGTATCATTCCCCAGTACTTGATAGACATCAGCAGCAGCCCACAACCTATTACATTTTCCTGGCTCGTCTCCTGACGCTGGTAATTCTGTCGCTTAGTATATCCGCCACTGCAaccattttctgtcggattttgcttaatATCCGACAATAATGGTTGTTTTTTGTCGGTTATAATAGCGAcattattaaatggttttgtagtagtgttattaTGAAACGAATTATTATAGGTGAAGATAAGATAAGACTACATGATTTTTGgagtttttttatattaatttgtgaattaaatgataaattaagtaaatgaaatattaaaaattaataaaagagtGTTTGATCAAAAGCCTAAAAGCTATAGCAATTAATACTACAATCTATTGGTATGTATTTGCTAAACCCATGATATCGatagttaaaagaaaaaaaaaagtcaaaagtTATAGATGTttgatataaaaaattcaaaattgaaccacctatatcaaaataaattacttGGAGAGCCAAAGCGTTAAACAACAGAGACTAATACAAGGAATCCCTCGGCCACAAGGCTTACAAACAGCTTAAAAGATGAGAATACTAACAACAAGGAGCtcaaattcttaatttttcatttctaaCTTCTTTTTTTGGCTACTTCAACCTGTAGTTCCTCCCAACTTGATGGTATCAACATCTTGAGCATACAGCAGGCTGATCCCACACCTTTTCACCGTTAATCGGTCGCCGAAGTGGGCATCCCCAGCGTTGAACTCAAAACAGGCTTCAGTGACAAGTTTGTAAAAAGAAGTGGAGCGATTTAAATTTGCTCCCTTCCGAAGTGCAAACGCACTATACCACACAAATATGAATTCGAACGGCAAATAAGAAAGCTTCCCCTCTCCTTCAGTAAAAGGAATAAAGGAAGGATAAATGACTTCATGACTTTGGCCACTATTAGTTTTGAAATTGCACTTGCATACAATCTTCATGAAAcccaaagaaaggaaaaaaggtATGGCATTGTCAGCGACAACAAGAGAGAAAGCGAAACCCAAAAAATCTGTACCATACCAATCTGGAGGAAGCTTGATAGTTATCGAAGATCCCTTATTTTGATGGCAGAACCAATGTGGAATTTGATTTCCCACACATATAGTGCTAACTAAAGTCTCATCAGAGATTTCCTGTAACATCGACGCATGGACATCAAATAAATTATTCAACACGTGAAAAAATGGCATGAGGGAGATATGAAAGTGTGCCTGTGTGTGCGTGCGTgcatgtgagagagagagagagagagagagagagagaccgtgTTTTGGTGATCAGCAAAAGGAAAACGCCCTCGAAACAATTCATATTTATCCCCAGCTTGTGTGAGTGAATTCACTGGCGCAGTAGCCACTCGCATAATTCTCAACCGTGTGTCCGTCATTATATTGGTCCTTGCATTTTCATCCAACTTTGTGCACTCACCAAAATGAAAACGCCCTCGAAACAATTCATATTTATCCCAAGCTTGTGTGAGTGAATTTCTTGAACTGGAAACTGTCTTCAGTGAAGTGCAGCCCTCTGCTTGAAGACAACGTAGCACTGGGAGCTCTGGTAAAAATTTTATACTTGTGCACCATCCCAGATTCAGACACCTAAGCTTGTCAAGATGTTTAAAATAGGAAGGAATTCGAACCAATTTTGTACAGCCGTAAAGATCTATATGCTCAATTTTTGGACAGCGAGAGAGATCTGGAACTTCAGTCAGATGCTTGCAAAAACATAGTTCAATCACTTTTAAGTTCCCAAGATTCTGTAACATATTAAAGAGAAATGGAAAGAAGAACATTATTGACTTCGGCCAAATAGATTTCCAGAGGCACCATAGTTTATACAAAGAACAAAAGTAAGCAAATatacttgtattaaaaaaaaattgaaaaacagaaGAGGAAGCATATATATACCTGGTTTTTACTCCAAAGTTTTTTCCCAGCAAAGCTGTAGGGCAATCGAAGCGCAACAAGATTTTGTAGAGAAAATTTTGTTGGAAGAGATTTCAACGGGTATTCCTGCCAGTAAAGATACCTGAGAGAATTGGGAAGAGACTGAAGACCTTGAGAAAGGTCCAGATTGTTGTTGTACCTCTTGCCAAAGCGAGGAACATATAATAAGTATTTCACTAATTTTGAACCAAAATCAAAGCCATAGTTGTACTCGACTCTTAGATGAGGATCATGAATCATCAAAAATCTTAAATTAGACATCTTCTTGAAGGGTGATCCACATAATTCCAACCGTGTAATGTTAGACGTGTCAAAGGATATGCATTGAACTGTTGAAGTTCCCTGGAAATCAAGAGAAAATAGTATAATGAGAATAAATGTACAACAAAGATTACTAAAAACTACTTTTGTTGACATAAGCTTATACAAAATGAGTTTCCGCTGTCCCCTGTCGTAGAAagttcattattttttattcttaccGTATCATTCTCCAGTACTTGATAGACATCATCAGCTGCCCACAACCTATTACGTTTTCCTGGCTCGTCCCTGCATTGTTCACGAACAATTGTCCGGCCCATTTCTTGCAGCAAATCATGCATCTCTAAGTAATTCGTCTctgaaattgatatgagagaCTTGTCAATGAGAATTTGGATTCCCGTCACGAAGAAACCCCGACTATCTAATATTCTTTTTGCAGTATAAACATCTGCCCCTTTCAGGAAGCATGCAATGTCAAGAAAGcattccttctcattttcttctaatCCATCATAACTAAGTCTCAACACATTCTGAATTTTTTCGCTAGGAAATTTTTTCAATCTGTTCAA
This genomic interval from Malus domestica chromosome 05, GDT2T_hap1 contains the following:
- the LOC103444904 gene encoding disease resistance protein RUN1-like isoform X2 codes for the protein MDGLQVMNYKLWGLQVISMASSSSSAAAFSSPPRKYDVFLSFRGEDTRNSFTSHLHAALLRKKLDTYIDYKLERGDEIGPALLEAIGKSKLSVIIFSKNYASSTWCLDELVHVLGCKERDGQFVIPIFYDISPQDVRKQQGSYAVAFAKLEERFKDCMDKVLKWRDALEKAANLSGYDNSNKAGTEADSIEKLVQVILNKLDCKSSSNLKGLVEIETKVEQIESLLCLDSPVVCNVGIWGMGGIGKTTLADVVYHRFSSKFEACCFLKNVRENSEGKDGIYNLRNKLLREIFDDESININTPSIGSELLKERLYRTKVLIVLDDVNDSRQLELLVGDDLKFGVGSRIIITTRDRSLLDEKVDDDKIYEVKGLKHDGALQLFHLHALKNKSPTTVYTEFSRKVIDYIQGIPLALKTLGALFRRCDTEEDWDEELNRLKKFPSEKIQNVLRLSYDGLEENEKECFLDIACFLKGADVYTAKRILDSRGFFVTGIQILIDKSLISISETNYLEMHDLLQEMGRTIVREQCRDEPGKRNRLWAADDVYQVLENDTGTSTVQCISFDTSNITRLELCGSPFKKMSNLRFLMIHDPHLRVEYNYGFDFGSKLVKYLLYVPRFGKRYNNNLDLSQGLQSLPNSLRYLYWQEYPLKSLPTKFSLQNLVALRLPYSFAGKKLWSKNQNLGNLKVIELCFCKHLTEVPDLSRCPKIEHIDLYGCTKLVRIPSYFKHLDKLRCLNLGWCTSIKFLPELPVLRCLQAEGCTSLKTVSSSRNSLTQAWDKYELFRGRFHFGECTKLDENARTNIMTDTRLRIMRVATAPVNSLTQAGDKYELFRGRFPFADHQNTEISDETLVSTICVGNQIPHWFCHQNKGSSITIKLPPDWYGTDFLGFAFSLVVADNAIPFFLSLGFMKIVCKCNFKTNSGQSHEVIYPSFIPFTEGEGKLSYLPFEFIFVWYSAFALRKGANLNRSTSFYKLVTEACFEFNAGDAHFGDRLTVKRCGISLLYAQDVDTIKLGGTTG
- the LOC103444904 gene encoding disease resistance protein RUN1-like isoform X6; its protein translation is MDGLQVMNYKLWGLQVISMASSSSSAAAFSSPPRKYDVFLSFRGEDTRNSFTSHLHAALLRKKLDTYIDYKLERGDEIGPALLEAIGKSKLSVIIFSKNYASSTWCLDELVHVLGCKERDGQFVIPIFYDISPQDVRKQQGSYAVAFAKLEERFKDCMDKVLKWRDALEKAANLSGYDNSNKAGTEADSIEKLVQVILNKLDCKSSSNLKGLVEIETKVEQIESLLCLDSPVVCNVGIWGMGGIGKTTLADVVYHRFSSKFEACCFLKNVRENSEGKDGIYNLRNKLLREIFDDESININTPSIGSELLKERLYRTKVLIVLDDVNDSRQLELLVGDDLKFGVGSRIIITTRDRSLLDEKVDDDKIYEVKGLKHDGALQLFHLHALKNKSPTTVYTEFSRKVIDYIQGIPLALKTLGALFRRCDTEEDWDEELNRLKKFPSEKIQNVLRLSYDGLEENEKECFLDIACFLKGADVYTAKRILDSRGFFVTGIQILIDKSLISISETNYLEMHDLLQEMGRTIVREQCRDEPGKRNRLWAADDVYQVLENDTGTSTVQCISFDTSNITRLELCGSPFKKMSNLRFLMIHDPHLRVEYNYGFDFGSKLVKYLLYVPRFGKRYNNNLDLSQGLQSLPNSLRYLYWQEYPLKSLPTKFSLQNLVALRLPYSFAGKKLWSKNQNLGNLKVIELCFCKHLTEVPDLSRCPKIEHIDLYGCTKLVRIPSYFKHLDKLRCLNLGWCTSIKFLPELPVLRCLQAEGCTSLKTVSSSRNSLTQAWDKYELFRGRFHFGECTKLDENARTNIMTDTRLRIMRVATAPVNSLTQAGDKYELFRGRFPFADHQNTEISDETLVSTICVGNQIPHWFCHQNKGSSITIKLPPD
- the LOC103444904 gene encoding disease resistance protein RUN1-like isoform X5, with the protein product MASSSSSAAAISSSPRKYDVFLSFRGEDTRNTFTSHLRAALLRKKLDTYIDYKLERGDEIGPALLEAIEKSKLSVIIFSKNYASSTWCLDELVHILGCKERDGQFVIPVFYDISPQDVRKQQGSYADAFAKLEERFKDCMDKVLEWRDALEKAANLSGYDYSNKAGTEADSIEKLVQVILNKLDCKSSSNLKGLVEIETKVEQIESLLCLDSPVVCNVGIWGMGGIGKTTLADVVYHRFSSKFEACCFLKNVRENSEGKDGIYNLRNKLLREIFDDESININTPSIGSELLKERLYRTKVLIVLDDVNDSRQLELLVGDDLKFGVGSRIIITTRDRSLLDEKVDDDKIYEVKGLKHDGALQLFHLHALKNKSPTTVYTEFSRKVIDYIQGIPLALKTLGALFRRCDTEEDWDEELNRLKKFPSEKIQNVLRLSYDGLEENEKECFLDIACFLKGADVYTAKRILDSRGFFVTGIQILIDKSLISISETNYLEMHDLLQEMGRTIVREQCRDEPGKRNRLWAADDVYQVLENDTGTSTVQCISFDTSNITRLELCGSPFKKMSNLRFLMIHDPHLRVEYNYGFDFGSKLVKYLLYVPRFGKRYNNNLDLSQGLQSLPNSLRYLYWQEYPLKSLPTKFSLQNLVALRLPYSFAGKKLWSKNQNLGNLKVIELCFCKHLTEVPDLSRCPKIEHIDLYGCTKLVRIPSYFKHLDKLRCLNLGWCTSIKFLPELPVLRCLQAEGCTSLKTVSSSRNSLTQAWDKYELFRGRFHFGECTKLDENARTNIMTDTRLRIMRVATAPVNSLTQAGDKYELFRGRFPFADHQNTEISDETLVSTICVGNQIPHWFCHQNKGSSITIKLPPDWYGTDFLGFAFSLVVADNAIPFFLSLGFMKIVCKCNFKTNSGQSHEVIYPSFIPFTEGEGKLSYLPFEFIFVWYSAFALRKGANLNRSTSFYKLVTEACFEFNAGDAHFGDRLTVKRCGISLLYAQDVDTIKLGGTTG
- the LOC103444904 gene encoding disease resistance protein RUN1-like isoform X7 codes for the protein MASSSSSAAAISSSPRKYDVFLSFRGEDTRNTFTSHLRAALLRKKLDTYIDYKLERGDEIGPALLEAIEKSKLSVIIFSKNYASSTWCLDELVHILGCKERDGQFVIPVFYDISPQDVRKQQGSYADAFAKLEERFKDCMDKVLEWRDALEKAANLSGYDYSNKAGTEADSIEKLVQVILNKLDCKSSSNLKGLVEIETKVEQIESLLCLDSPVVCNVGIWGMGGIGKTTLADVVYHRFSSKFEACCFLKNVRENSEGKDGIYNLRNKLLREIFDDESININTPSIGSELLKERLYRTKVLIVLDDVNDSRQLELLVGDDLKFGVGSRIIITTRDRSLLDEKVDDDKIYEVKGLKHDGALQLFHLHALKNKSPTTVYTEFSRKVIDYIQGIPLALKTLGALFRRCDTEEDWDEELNRLKKFPSEKIQNVLRLSYDGLEENEKECFLDIACFLKGADVYTAKRILDSRGFFVTGIQILIDKSLISISETNYLEMHDLLQEMGRTIVREQCRDEPGKRNRLWAADDVYQVLENDTGTSTVQCISFDTSNITRLELCGSPFKKMSNLRFLMIHDPHLRVEYNYGFDFGSKLVKYLLYVPRFGKRYNNNLDLSQGLQSLPNSLRYLYWQEYPLKSLPTKFSLQNLVALRLPYSFAGKKLWSKNQNLGNLKVIELCFCKHLTEVPDLSRCPKIEHIDLYGCTKLVRIPSYFKHLDKLRCLNLGWCTSIKFLPELPVLRCLQAEGCTSLKTVSSSRNSLTQAWDKYELFRGRFHFGECTKLDENARTNIMTDTRLRIMRVATAPVNSLTQAGDKYELFRGRFPFADHQNTEISDETLVSTICVGNQIPHWFCHQNKGSSITIKLPPD